A stretch of the Malus sylvestris chromosome 10, drMalSylv7.2, whole genome shotgun sequence genome encodes the following:
- the LOC126587274 gene encoding transcriptional elongation regulator MINIYO-like, with product MAEKQSTKASGPGPRKPKVIFGTKALQTGDGGDVPSSLLGGIVEKGISDMPLSGPTPPPRPTVLPFPVARHRSDGPHRGPVNSKLGGGQGDEEDDEDVMDFEHIRDFAKRIERKKKKDMDFSKWAEEELDANSSITFRETMEASTRKIESSKVHSPRKNEQESAFGSSKIERGSVLGNLKVEQESVLGHNNMEIEADMNGKSMPDNIQNEQGGSVSLEAQIDEENRARLQGMSADEIEEAQAEIMGRLDPALLEVLKRRGEEKLRKQRGPSSDSNEPKASTISHSGPSHVATKITSNNTRTSVKDRLEQNSGKASGSLWNAWSDRVQAARNLRFSLDGTVIIDGFHQISRSSNLSERDYLRTEGDPGAAGYTIKEAVSLTRSVIPGQRTLALHFLSTVLDKALHNIQAQDQFIGKDASKVDKSADWEVDKSADWEAIWAYALGPEPELILSLRICLDDNHNNVVLACAKVLHRILSCDVNENFFDVSEKMATLHMDTFTAPVFRSKPEIDVGFLRGGFWKYNAKPSNIVALDEEIIDDETEGKRTIQDDVVVAGQDFAAGLVRMGILPRLRYVLESDPTAALEEYTISILIAIARHSPKCANAIMNCERLLETIVSRFIEKDIVDIQLSKIKSVRLLKVMAQSDRKNCVAFIKNGTFQTMTWHLYQSISFLDNWVKSGKENCKLSSALKVEQLRFWKVFVQHGYCVSYFSDIFRNLCFWLNPPTMEKLIENDVLGEFTSISTEGYLVLEALARRLPSLFSQKSLSSEISEHSGDGTEFWSWSQVGPMVDIALKWIVLKSDPSIRNFFERENGSRGGLASQDLSVTSLLWVYSAVVQMLSRVLERVVPDDSVHSHESGSLVPWLPEFVPRVGLEIIKNGFIGCSDTLDAKYGKDPSGGDSFIEKLSHLRNLDKCETSLASVSCLQGLVGLVVSIDKLIMLARTGVQTPPQNYPSSREEKILKDGILKGSLVELRSVQNTFMKLVASEWPLVQSIEMFGRGGPAPGVGVGWGASGGGFWSGSVLLSQADARFLVDLLETWKLVSNLESPTEEEMTFTMLAINSSLGVCVTAGPTGRTYVRKVLNILLDVSVLKYLDFYIRRFLSSNGGVKLFDWDYKEEDFVLFSKTLASHFGDRWLSIKKKLKDSVNSSDSKSLKKGKGSLDTIYEESDTSPLITQDCTSLVVEWAHQRLPLPISWFLSPISTLCDSKHAGLKKFSNLHDLMQDQGNFVVVAKAGLFFLLGIEALSSFLPADIHSPVKSVSLVWKLHSLSVILLVGMGVVEEEKSRVVFEALQDLYGNLLHQSRSSNLMPEHRNENNLEVLAFQSEVNQSYSVFIETLVDQFSAISYGDLIYGRQVAVYLHRCVEAPVRLAAWNTLTNSRVLELLPPLEKCFTDAEGYLEPAEDNPDILEAYVKSWTSGALDRAASRGSVAYTLVIHHLSAFIFSSYTGDKLLLRNKLSRSLLRDFSLKQQHEAMMLNLIQYNKASISHETKHEDGVPVGNDFEKRLELLKETCELNSSLLADVEKLKSSLKNNLS from the exons GCGATGTTCCTTCGAGCTTACTCGGCGGCATAGTCGAGAAAGGTATTTCCGATATGCCCCTGTCGGGCCCCACTCCACCGCCTCGCCCAACCGTTCTTCCTTTCCCCGTCGCTCGCCACCGCTCCGATGGCCCG CATCGGGGTCCGGTAAATAGTAAATTGGGTGGTGGGCAAGGGGatgaggaggatgatgaagatgtaATGGACTTTGAACACATTAGGGATTTCGCTAAGCGGAtcgaaaggaagaagaaaaaagatatGGACTTTAGTAAGTGGGCAGAGGAGGAGCTTGATGCAAATAGCTCAATAACTTTTAGGGAAACAATGGAAGCGAGTACCAGAAAAATTGAGTCAAGTAAAGTGCATTCCCCGCGAAAGAATGAACAAGAATCTGCTTTTGGTAGCTCGAAGATTGAACGAGGATCTGTGTTGGGTAACTTGAAGGTTGAACAAGAATCTGTTTTGGGTCACAATAACATGGAAATTGAAGCGGACATGAACGGAAAGTCCATGCCTGATAATATTCAAAATGAACAAGGGGGGTCTGTGTCGCTTGAGGCTCAGATTGATGAAGAGAACCGTGCACGGTTGCAAGGGATGTCTGCAGATGAGATTGAAGAAGCACAGGCGGAGATCATGGGCAGACTGGACCCTGCATTGCTCGAAGTACTCAAAAGGAGGGGTGAAGAGAAATTGAGAAAGCAAAGAGGCCCCAGCTCAGATAGCAATGAACCAAAAGCTTCTACTATCTCTCACAGTGGTCCGTCTCATGTGGCTACAAAAATTACTTCAAACAATACTCGAACTTCAGTAAAGGATAGATTGGAGCAGAATTCAGGCAAAGCCAGTGGCAGTTTGTGGAATGCTTGGAGTGATAGAGTCCAGGCTGCTAGGAACTTAAGGTTTTCCTTGGATGGGACTGTTATTATAGATGGCTTCCACCAGATATCTCGGAGTA GTAATTTATCTGAGCGTGACTACCTGCGTACTGAGGGGGACCCTGGTGCTGCTGGTTATACAATCAAAGAAGCAGTGTCGCTCACTAGGAGTGTG ATTCCTGGACAGCGGACACTTGCTTTGCATTTCCTTTCAACTGTGCTTGATAAGGCATTGCATAATATTCAAGCGCAAGATCAGTTTATCGGAAAAGATGCTAGTAAAGTTGATAAATCCGCTGACTGGGAAGTTGATAAATCTGCTGACTGGGAGGCCATTTGGGCTTATGCACTTGGCCCAGAACCTGAGCTTATTTTATCTCTCAG GATATGTCTTGATGATAACCACAATAATGTAGTCCTAGCTTGTGCCAAAGTTCTTCACCGCATATTAAGCTGTGATGTGAATGAGAACTTCTTTGACGTTTCGGAG AAAATGGCAACCCTGCATATGGACACATTTACTGCCCCTGTATTCAGAAGCAAACCAGAGATTGATGTTGGTTTCCTGCGTGGTGGATTTTGGAAGTACAACGCCAAACCTTCTAATATTGTTGCTCTCGATGAGGAAATTATTGATGATGAAACTGAAGGGAAACGCACCATTCAAGATGATGTTGTAGTTGCTGGACAAGATTTTGCGGCAGGTTTGGTGCGGATGGGAATTCTTCCAAGGCTTCGCTATGTTTTGGAG TCTGACCCTACGGCAGCTTTGGAAGAATACACAATATCTATACTTATTGCAATTGCAAGGCATTCCCCAAAATGTGCGAATGCAATCATGAATTGTGAAAGGCTTCTTGAAACAATTGTCAGCAGATTTATCGAAAAAGACATTGTAGATATCCAGCTTTCAAAAATAAAGTCTGTTAGACTTCTAAAG GTGATGGCTCAATCTGATCGTAAGAACTGTGTTGCTTTTATAAAGAATGGGACTTTCCAAACTATGACATGGCATTTGTATCAATCTATTTCCTTCCTTGACAACTGGGTAAAATCTGGAAAGGAAAACTGTAAACTTTCTTCGGCTTTGAAGGTTGAACAGCTTCGTTTTTGGAAGGTTTTTGTTCAGCATGGCTATTGTGTGTCATACTTCTCAGATATTTTCCGTAACTTGTGCTTTTGGCTGAACCCACCTACAATGGAAAAACTTATTGAGAATGATGTACTTGGTGAATTTACGTCCATCTCTACAGAAGGATACCTTGTTCTGGAGGCTTTGGCTAGAAGGCTCCCAAGTTTGTTCTCACAGAAGAGTCTGAGCAGTGAAATCTCTGAGCATTCTGGTGATGGAACTGAGTTCTGGTCTTGGAGCCAGGTTGGTCCAATGGTTGATATAGCTCTCAAGTGGATAGTTTTGAAGAGTGATCCCAGCATACGTAATTTCtttgagagagaaaatggaagtCGTGGTGGTCTTGCTTCCCAAGATTTATCAGTCACTTCCTTGTTATGGGTGTATTCAGCTGTAGTACAAATGCTTTCCAGAGTGCTTGAAAGAGTGGTCCCGGATGATTCTGTCCACTCACATGAAAGTGGTAGTCTTGTGCCATGGCTTCCAGAGTTTGTTCCTAGAGTTGGActtgaaataattaaaaatgggtTTATAGGCTGTTCAGATACTCTTGATGCGAAATATGGAAAAGATCCTAGCGGAGGTGACTCTTTCATTGAGAAACTGTCTCATTTGAGAAATCTGGATAAATGTGAAACATCATTAGCTTCTGTAAGTTGCTTACAGGGGTTAGTGGGGCTTGTTGTTAGCATTGATAAGTTGATAATGTTAGCCAGGACAGGCGTCCAAACACCTCCCCAAAATTACCCTTCATCAAGAGAAGAGAAAATACTCAAGGACGGTATACTTAAGGGGTCTTTGGTTGAATTGAGAAGTGTGCAAAATACTTTTATGAAGTTAGTTGCTTCTGAGTGGCCCCTTGTGCAGTCCATTGAGATGTTTGGCAGGGGAGGACCTGCTCCCGGGGTGGGAGTTGGCTGGGGTGCCTCTGGTGGAGGATTTTGGTCTGGTAGTGTTTTGTTGTCACAAGCAGATGCAAGATTTCTCGTTGACTTGCTTGAAACTTGGAAGCTTGTGTCCAATTTGGAAAGCCCCACAGAAGAAGAAATGACTTTTACTATGCTGGCAATTAATTCATCTTTAGGAGTATGTGTAACTGCTGGACCAACAGGCAGGACTTATGTGAGAAAGGTGTTAAATATTTTGCTTGATGTCTCAGTTCTCAAGTATCTTGATTTCTATATTCGACGTTTTCTTTCCTCAAATGGGGGTGTGAAACTGTTTGATTGGGATTATAAAGAAGAGGATTTTGTACTCTTCAGTAAAACATTAGCTTCTCATTTCGGCGACAGATGGTTATCCATAAAGAAAAAGCTCAAAGATAGCGTGAATTCCTCTGATAGTAAATCACTGAAAAAGGGCAAAGGTTCCCTCGATACTATATACGAGGAATCGGACACATCACCTTTGATCACTCAAGATTGCACTTCTTTAGTTGTAGAGTGGGCTCACCAGAGACTGCCACTACCCATTTCCTGGTTTCTCAGTCCAATCTCAACCCTTTGTGATAGCAAGCATGCTGGTCTTAAGAAATTCTCCAATTTACACGATCTCATGCAGGATCAAGGGAATTTTGTTGTAGTTGCCAAAGCtgggcttttcttccttttgggaATTGAAGCACTGTCCAGTTTCTTACCAGCTGACATTCATTCCCCAGTTAAAAGTGTATCGTTAGTTTGGAAATTGCATTCTCTATCTGTGATTTTACTTGTTGGAATGGGTGTGGTTGAGGAGGAGAAGAGTAGGGTTGTTTTTGAAGCTTTACAAGATCTCTATGGGAACCTTCTTCATCAGTCAAGGTCGTCTAACTTAATGCCAGAACATAGAAATGAAAACAACCTGGAGGTTCTGGCATTCCAATCAGAGGTTAACCAGAGTTACTCTGTATTTATTGAAACTCTTGTGGATCAGTTTTCTGCTATATCTTATGGTGATTTGATATATGGCCGGCAAGTTGCAGTTTATCTGCATCGTTGTGTGGAAGCTCCTGTGCGCCTTGCTGCCTGGAATACACTAACCAATTCTCGTGTTCTTGAACTTCTGCCACCTCTAGAGAAATGCTTTACAGATGCAGAGGGGTACCTTGAACCTGCAGAG GATAATCCGGATATTTTGGAGGCATACGTTAAGTCATGGACTTCTGGTGCCCTCGATAGGGCTGCAAGTCGAGGATCAGTTGCATATACACTGGTTATCCATCACCTTTCGGCTTTCATTTTTAGCTCATACACTGGTGATAAGCTATTGCTTAGGAATAAGCTTTCCAGGTCTCTTTTGCGAGACTTCTCTCTGAAGCAGCAACATGAG GCGATGATGCTGAACCTTATTCAATATAACAAGGCATCTATATCGCATGAGACCAAGCACGAGGATGGAGTGCCTGTGGGGAATGACTTTGAGAAGAGGCTCGAGTTACTGAAGGAAACTTGTGAATTAAATTCCTCACTTTTAGCTGATGTGGAGAAGCTAAAGTCATCCTTAAAGAACAATCTATCATGA
- the LOC126587275 gene encoding disease resistance protein RUN1-like: MNMAAASLDAAAISPYALKYDVFLSFRGEDTRNSFTSHLYAALCGKKIKTYIDDTLEKGDQIAPALLKAIEKSKLSAIIFSENYASSTWCLDEIVHILDCKKKNGQVVIPIFYNIDPSHIRKQQGSYEDAFVQHKERFKDSVEGVTKVCKWRDALKDAANLSGFVYSNKTGTEANFIEKVVEDILTKLKRISSSDLKGLIGIEKKIKQIELLLCIDSPDVCTVGIWGMGGIGKTTLADAVYHRLSSKFEASCFLANVREESEKHGLNYLRNVLIREILKEKDLDISTPTIGSTSVRERLSRTKALIVLDDVNASRQLELLLGDHVRFGPGSQIIITTRDKRLLKRSVDKIYEVKGLSWEESLELFHLHAFKNNSTESRCAELLGKVVDYAGGMPLALKILGSLFLHCDNSKDWEHQWNELKKFPNKEIENMLRLSYEGLERNAREIFLDIACFYKGTTIDSAKKMLDVRGFFEGGIKVLIDKSLISISKWNCLEMHDLVQEMGRAIVHEQCIEEPGRRSRLFDAEDIYHVLKNNSGTETVQAIIFKGSKVGQLHLDFADFKKMSNLRLLTVMNSSFGKYCKFKVSLPNPLRYLCWEEYPLKCLPVKFSPENLVEIRMGRCKVEQLWNKDQNLRNLKVMDLHHSDKLTKVPDLSQSRKIEHINLFGCRSLVKVPSSLQCLDKLTHLDLGECSSLKCLPDLPENIEYLDLSNTAIRDLPSSVWNNEKISYLNIQCCKYLENLPSNNCKMKLPLGFGLQGCLSLAKFWELPRNLVVLVMAGAKIETLPSSIERLFGLRKIELKNCNRLLSIPTSICELKSLEELDLTGCSKFKDFPEILKPMGYLKHLWLNGTAVKELPESVEHLFGLRRIELKNCNRFLSLPASIFKLKYLGDLNLTDSSKFEDFPEILEPMRNLKYLWLSGTAVKELPESIERLFGLRRIELQYCNRLLSLPSSIFKLKYLGELDLTSSSQFKDFPEILEPMGNLKYLWLNGTAVKDLPESIERLFGLRMIDLKNCNSLQSLPASIFKLKYLAELDLTGVSKFKDFPELLEPMGNLNYLCLNGTDIEELPESIERLFGLQRLELKNCNRLQSLPASIFKLKCLGELYLTGSSKFKHFPEILKPMGYLKSLWLNGTAVEELPESIDHLFGLRRIELKNCNGLLSLPGSICKLKYLGQLDLTGISKFKNFPEILEPMENLKYLCLYGTAVEELDESIERLFGLQRIELKNCNRLLSLPASIFKLKYLWQLDLIGCSKFEYFPEILEPMGNLKYLCLNGTAVKKLPESIERLFGLQRIELKNCNRLLSLPASIYKLKDLGQLDLTGCSKFKDFPEVLEPMENLDSIFWLNERAGGELPKKIKHRCGFRIGVELKNCKSLLTLPSSICKLKSLVKLDLTGSSKFEDFPEILEPMGNLKYLRLNGTAVKGLPKSIENLVGLLRIELKNCNMLMSPQRAFAS; encoded by the exons ATGAATATGGCTGCTGCTTCTTTGGATGCTGCTGCTATCTCCCCTTATGCTTTGAAGTATGATGTGTTTCTTAGTTTCAGAGGTGAGGACACCCGCAATTCTTTTACCAGCCATCTTTATGCTGCTTTATGTGGGAAGAAGATCAAAACCTACATAGACGACACCCTTGAGAAAGGAGATCAAATTGCACCTGCCCTTCTAAAAGCAATTGAGAAATCAAAGCTTTCGGCAATCATTTTCTCAGAGAACTATGCTTCTTCCACATGGTGTTTGGATGAAATTGTGCATATATTGGAttgcaagaaaaaaaatggacaaGTTGTTATACCAATTTTCTACAACATCGACCCATCGCATATACGAAAACAGCAGGGGAGTTATGAAGATGCATTTGTTCAACACAAAGAACGTTTCAAGGACAGTGTGGAGGGAGTGACGAAGGTGTGCAAGTGGAGAGATGCTCTGAAGGACGCCGCCAATCTGTCCGGGTTTGTTTATTCAAACAAAACAGG GACGGAGGCCAATTTCATTGAAAAAGTTGTTGaagatattttgacaaaattgaaacGAATATCATCAAGTGATTTGAAGGGCCTGAttggaattgaaaaaaaaattaagcaaatAGAATTGTTATTGTGCATTGATTCCCCAGATGTTTGTACTGTTGGTATTTGGGGCATGGGTGGTATTGGCAAGACAACTCTTGCAGATGCTGTATATCACCGACTCTCTTCTAAATTTGAAGCTTCTTGTTTCCTTGCAAACGTTAGGGAGGAGTCAGAAAAACATGGACTGAACTACTTGCGAAATGTACTAATTCGTGAGATATTAAAGGAAAAGGATCTTGATATCAGCACTCCAACTATAGGATCAACTTCTGTTCGAGAAAGGCTCAGCCGTACAAAGGCCCTCATTGTTCTAGATGATGTGAATGCTTCGAGGCAGTTAGAACTTCTACTAGGTGATCATGTTCGGTTTGGCCCCGGAAGTCAAatcattataacaactagagaTAAGCGCCTACTTAAGAGAAGTGTTGACAAGATATATGAGGTTAAGGGATTAAGTTGGGAAGAATCTCTTGAGCTCTTTCATTTGCATGCTTTCAAAAATAACTCTACTGAATCACGTTGTGCAGAGTTGTTAGGGAAGGTGGTAGATTATGCCGGAGGGATGCCATTAGCTCTCAAGATTTTGGGTTCCTTATTCCTTCACTGCGACAACAGTAAAGACTGGGAACATCAATGGAATGAGTTGAAAAAATTTCCCAATAAAGAAATTGAGAACATGTTGAGACTAAGTTACGAGGGATTAGAACGAAATGCAAGGGAGATATTTCTTGATATTGCATGTTTCTATAAGGGGACGACAATAGATTCTGCAAAAAAAATGTTAGATGTTCGTGGTTTCTTTGAGGGTGGAATTAAAGTTCTCATTGATAAGTCTCTGATATCAATTTCAAAATGGAACTGCTTGGAGATGCATGATTTGGTACAAGAAATGGGTAGGGCAATTGTTCATGAACAATGTATTGAAGAGCCTGGAAGACGCAGTAGGTTGTTCGATGCTGAGGATATTTATCACGTATTGAAAAATAATAGT GGAACTGAAACTGTTCAAGCAATAATCTTTAAAGGGTCTAAGGTTGGACAGCTACACTTGGATTTTGCAGACTTCAAAAAGATGTCCAATCTAAGATTACTTACTGTCATGAATTCTAGCTTTGGGAAGTACTGCAAATTTAAAGTTTCTCTTCCCAATCCTCTTAGATATCTTTGCTGGGAGGAATATCCTTTGAAATGTTTACCAGTAAAATTTTCTCCAGAAAATCTTGTTGAGATTCGAATGGGCCGCTGCAAAGTTGAGCAACTTTGGAATAAAGACCAG AATCTTAGGAACTTAAAAGTGATGGATCTTCATCACTCCGATAAACTGACCAAAGTTCCAGATCTCTCTCAAAGTAGAAAAATAGAGCATATAAATCTATTTGGTTGTAGAAGTTTGGTTAAAGTACCTTCGTCTTTACAATGTCTTGACAAACTTACTCATCTTGACCTTGGAGAATGCTCGAGTCTCAAATGTCTTCCGGACTTGCCAGAAAACATTGAATACTTGGATTTATCAAATACTGCTATACGGGACTTGCCTTCATCAGTTTGGAATAACGAAAAGATCTCGTACTTGAATATTCAATGTTGTAAATACCTTGAGAATCTTCCAAGCAACAATTGTAAGATGAAACTACCGCTTGGTTTTGGTCTACAGGGATGCTTATCTCTTGCCAAGTTTTGGGAGCTTCCCCGAAATCTAGTGGTATTAGTGATGGCGGGGGCAAAAATAGAAACATTACCCTCATCAATCGAGCGTCTCTTTGGTCTCCGAAAAATTGAACTGAAAAATTGCAATAGGCTTCTGAGTATCCCAACAAGCATTTGTGAATTGAAATCACTTGAGGAACTTGATCTCACGGGTTGCTCTAAATTTAAAGACTTTCCAGAAATCTTGAAACCTATGGGTTATCTGAAGCATCTTTGGTTAAATGGAACGGCTGTTAAAGAGTTACCTGAATCAGTCGAGCATCTCTTTGGTCTCCGAAGAATTGAACTGAAAAATTGCAACAGGTTTCTGAGTCTCCCAGCCAGCATTTTTAAGTTGAAATATCTTGGGGACCTTAATCTCACTGATAGCTCTAAATTTGAGGATTTTCCAGAAATTTTGGAGCCTATGAGAAATCTTAAGTATCTTTGGTTAAGTGGAACGGCTGTTAAAGAGTTACCTGAATCAATCGAGCGTCTCTTTGGTCTCCGAAGAATTGAACTGCAATATTGCAACAGGCTTCTGAGTCTCCCATCAAGCATTTTTAAGTTGAAATATCTTGGGGAACTTGATCTCACTAGTAGCTCTCAATTTAAAGACTTTCCTGAAATCTTGGAGCCTATGGGAAATCTGAAGTATCTTTGGTTAAATGGAACGGCTGTTAAAGATTTACCTGAATCAATCGAGCGTCTCTTCGGTCTCCGAATGATTGATCTGAAAAATTGCAACAGCCTTCAGAGTCTCCCAGCGAGCATTTTTAAGTTGAAATATCTTGCGGAACTCGATCTCACTGGTGTCTCTAAATTTAAAGACTTTCCAGAACTCTTGGAGCCTATGGGAAATCTGAACTATCTTTGCTTAAACGGAACGGATATTGAGGAATTACCCGAATCAATCGAGCGTCTCTTTGGCCTCCAAAGACTTGAACTGAAAAATTGCAACAGGCTTCAGAGTCTCCCAGCGAGCATTTTTAAGTTGAAATGTCTTGGGGAACTCTATCTTACTGGTAGCTCTAAATTTAAACACTTCCCAGAAATCTTGAAGCCTATGGGTTATCTGAAGAGTCTTTGGTTAAATGGAACGGCTGTTGAAGAGTTACCCGAATCAATCGACCATCTCTTTGGTCTCCGAAGAATTGAACTAAAAAATTGCAACGGGCTTCTGAGTCTCCCAGGGAGCATTTGTAAGTTGAAATATCTTGGGCAACTTGATCTCACTGGTATCTCTAAATTCAAAAACTTTCCAGAAATCCTGGAGCCTATGGAAAATCTGAAGTATCTTTGCTTATATGGAACGGCTGTTGAGGAGTTAGACGAATCTATCGAGCGTCTCTTTGGTCTCCAAAGAATTGAACTGAAAAATTGCAACAGGCTTCTGAGTCTCCCAGCGAgcatttttaagttaaaatatCTTTGGCAACTTGATCTCATTGGTTGCTCTAAATTTGAATACTTTCCTGAAATCTTGGAGCCTATGGGAAATCTGAAGTATCTTTGCTTAAATGGAACGGCTGTTAAAAAGTTACCCGAATCAATCGAGCGTCTCTTTGGTCTCCAAAGAATTGAACTGAAAAATTGCAACAGGCTTCTGAGTCTCCCGGCGAGCATTTATAAGTTGAAAGATCTTGGGCAACTTGATCTCACTGGTTGCTCTAAATTTAAAGACTTTCCAGAAGTCTTGGAGCCTATGGAAAATCTGGACTCTATTTTTTGGTTAAATGAAAGGGCTGGTGGGGAGTTACCTAAAAAAATCAAGCATCGCTGTGGATTCCGAATTGGAGTTGAACTGAAAAATTGCAAGAGTCTTCTGACTCTCCCTTCAAGCATTTGTAAGTTGAAATCTCTTGTGAAACTTGATCTCACTGGTAGCTCTAAATTTGAAGACTTTCCAGAAATCTTGGAGCCTATGGGAAATCTGAAGTATCTTCGGTTAAATGGAACAGCTGTTAAAGGGTTACCCAAATCAATCGAGAATCTGGTTGGTCTCTTAAGAATTGAACTGAAAAATTGCAACATGCTTATGAGTCCCCAACGAGCATTTGCAAGTTGA